TAGAAATCAGCTTTCATGTGATTAATgccatttcctctctctcccctctgcaGATATATGTTGGGTAAAGGAGGAAAACGGAAGTTTGATGAGCATGAAGATGGGCTGGAAGGCAAAATCGTGTCTCCCTGTGACGGTCCATCCAAGGTGTCTTACACCTTACAGCGCCAGACTATCTTCAACATTTCCCTTATGAAACTCTATAACCACAGGCCCCTGACAGAGCCCAGCTTGCAAAAGACCGTTTTAATTAACAACATGTTGAGGCGGATCCAGGAGGAACTCAAACAGGAAGGCAGCCTGAGGCCCATGTTcaccccctcctcccagcccaccACCGAGCCCAGTGACAGCTACCGAGAGGCCCCGCCGGCCTTCAGCCACCTGGCGTCCCCGTCCTCTCACCCCTGCGACCTCGGAAGCACTACACCCCTGGAGGCCTGCCTCACCCCAGCCTCGCTGCTCGAGGACGACGATGACACGTTTTGCACCTCCCAGGCCATGCAGCCCACGGCTCCCACCAAactgtcacctccagccctctcGCCAGAAAAGGACAGTTTCTCCTCTGCCTTGGACGAGATCGAGGAGCTCTGTCCCACATCTACCTCCACAGAGGCGGCCGCGGCTGCGACTGACAGTGTGAAAGGGACCTCCAGCGAGGCTGGCACCCAGAAACCCGACAGTCCTCAAGAGAGCCGTGCAGATGACTCGAAACTGATGGACTCTCTGCCTGGGAATTTTGAAATAACGACATCCACGGGTTTCCTGACAGACTTGACCCTGGATGACATCCTGTTTGCTGACATTGATACGTCCATGTATGATTTTGACCCCTGCACTTCCTCATCAGGGACAGCCTCAAAAATGGCCCCTGTGTCTGCCGACGACCTCCTCAAAACTCTGGCTCCTTACAGCAGTCAGCCTGTCGCCCCAAGTCAGCCTTTCAAAATGGACCTCACAGAGCTGGACCACATCATGGAGGTGCTTGTTGGGTCCTAAGACCCAGGGACCCAGCAACTGTGCCCACCCAGACAGACCCCAGAGCGTTCCCATAACCCTGACAGTTCTCCACACTGTGCATGCACCCTTGCTTGCctttttcagagaaaaagaaaattttacaacAGGATCACACTAGTTTTTGCTTTGAGCAGAGTTGGAGTGCCTTCATCCAAGTATGACCACTTTTAATACACTTTTTTGAGTGGTTCCTCAGAGACCTACTACCCTGGTATAGGAAAGAATCCATTCGAAGACAATGTTGCAATGTtgaatgacaaaaataaacagtTCAAGTGAAGCACAAGGATTAAGTTGGAAAAGCTGTAAATTGCATGTgcatatttgtctattttttctataAGTTTTATTGCAAGAGGTAAAGaagaaaactatatatatatatcttatttagaTAATCTCAGTACCTTTTCTGGCATTTTCGCCCTGTATAGGTTGACTTGGCAATTCGGCCTTTTTAGAGGCATTAACTACTCCTTGTAAGTGTTGCATTTACATggctgtttagaaaactgctgcccaaatttattttatatttttgtacagaTTCTGCAGTTTatgatattgtttttctaaaaacaaatgcTGTTTATACATATGAGATAGCTATTTTGATAGGATTTGCTCACATAGTTCCTGCAAACTTCAGATGTACAAGTTGCACTTGTACTTTTATAGAGTTGTAATGTTTTATATGTGTATGGTGCAAGAGAAAATTGGATCAAATCAATCTGCAGTTGATGTCCCCAAATgcaaacacaggcacacacatgcacacacacatacacacacacagtgcttTAAGAAAGGGCCAGGTGATATCACACCCAAATTTCACAAGCACTGACCCCCTGGCACCAACACCCGCCAGTACTGTGACTTCCAAAGCCAGAGCCACATGTGCTCATCAAACTTGCATTAAGCAGTTGGCGGGAGATGGCTGTGGAGCTGGGGGTTTAAGTGATGGTTCTCTTTTGCTCCCTCTTTTGAGGGTAAAGCTACCGTCTTTCTTAAGAGTGTATTTATGCCAAGTTTGcgcttttaattgtttttattttgttttttaatgaaaacccAGATCTTTCCTTTTTGGCATAATTTTTATGATGACCTGAAATTTTACATCTGAacaaaattttatgaaaagcaACCAACTTATTCATGGAACTCAGCCCTGTTGCAATGCTTAGGGCCCTTAAAGAAGAAAATCTCCCCAGAAGGCATCCATCATGTTGCTAAATtgtcttctgcagcttcctttccctagagcttTCCCTGTGTTGCTAAGAGCTGAAAATGGCATCTTCGTGATCACCACAGTGAGCTTGGCTCACCTCGGCCGGCCCGGGATGCACTCTTACAACATGTGTGACTCTTGAACCTGGAGTTCATCACATTACGTCACAGCTTCCCATCTGGTTGCTTTCCTAAATCAGCTACTTTATACTTGTCAAGGCTGTTTTACCCCAAAACTCAGACAGGACTTTCTATGCATGTTTTCCCTCCTCCCCCCAATTCTCCCCCATCACCTTATCTCCCAGGACACACTTGAGAAGTAGCTTTTTATTCCTAGTGgtgtacatttaattttaaaaagtttgcaaTGTATCATGCTTGTTGCCGAAACTGTTTATGGCCTTCttgtttcagttttttcttttcttccaatggTACTTTAGCTGTTGAGTGCAGGTTACAACCTATATTGTTATGCAGATGGCTTCTTTAGgaataacttttatatttatttaaaaatttttaaattatgggattttgttttgttgttgttgttgtctttgttGTTGGTCATTTGTCAATATTCAGTCACCAATTCTGCTCACTTCTTG
This genomic window from Pongo pygmaeus isolate AG05252 chromosome 12, NHGRI_mPonPyg2-v2.0_pri, whole genome shotgun sequence contains:
- the SERTAD2 gene encoding SERTA domain-containing protein 2 isoform X1; amino-acid sequence: MLPVIQYMLGKGGKRKFDEHEDGLEGKIVSPCDGPSKVSYTLQRQTIFNISLMKLYNHRPLTEPSLQKTVLINNMLRRIQEELKQEGSLRPMFTPSSQPTTEPSDSYREAPPAFSHLASPSSHPCDLGSTTPLEACLTPASLLEDDDDTFCTSQAMQPTAPTKLSPPALSPEKDSFSSALDEIEELCPTSTSTEAAAAATDSVKGTSSEAGTQKPDSPQESRADDSKLMDSLPGNFEITTSTGFLTDLTLDDILFADIDTSMYDFDPCTSSSGTASKMAPVSADDLLKTLAPYSSQPVAPSQPFKMDLTELDHIMEVLVGS
- the SERTAD2 gene encoding SERTA domain-containing protein 2 isoform X2; this translates as MLGKGGKRKFDEHEDGLEGKIVSPCDGPSKVSYTLQRQTIFNISLMKLYNHRPLTEPSLQKTVLINNMLRRIQEELKQEGSLRPMFTPSSQPTTEPSDSYREAPPAFSHLASPSSHPCDLGSTTPLEACLTPASLLEDDDDTFCTSQAMQPTAPTKLSPPALSPEKDSFSSALDEIEELCPTSTSTEAAAAATDSVKGTSSEAGTQKPDSPQESRADDSKLMDSLPGNFEITTSTGFLTDLTLDDILFADIDTSMYDFDPCTSSSGTASKMAPVSADDLLKTLAPYSSQPVAPSQPFKMDLTELDHIMEVLVGS